The proteins below are encoded in one region of Streptomyces roseirectus:
- the gap gene encoding type I glyceraldehyde-3-phosphate dehydrogenase has translation MTRIAINGFGRIGRNVLRALLERDSSLEVVAVNDLTEPAALARLLAYDSTAGRLGRPVTTDGDALVVDGRRIAVLAERDPAKLPWAELGVDVALEATGRFTSAKAAAAHIAAGARKVLVSAPSDGADVTLAYGVNTGAYDPVAHTVVSNASCTTNALAPLAHVLDELAGIEHGFMTTVHAYTQEQNLQDGPHRDPRRARAAGVNIVPTTTGAAKAIGLVLPNLDGKLSGDSIRVPVPVGSIVELNTTVSRDVTRDDVLAAYRAAADGPLAGVLEYSDDPLVSSDIVGNPASSIFDSALTRVDGRHVKVVAWYDNEWGFSNRVIDTLELIAGR, from the coding sequence ATGACGCGCATCGCCATCAACGGATTCGGCCGCATCGGACGCAACGTGCTGCGCGCGCTGCTGGAACGCGACAGCTCCCTGGAGGTCGTCGCCGTCAACGACCTCACCGAGCCCGCCGCCCTCGCGAGGCTGCTCGCGTACGACAGCACGGCCGGCCGGCTCGGGCGTCCCGTGACGACCGACGGGGACGCCCTCGTCGTCGACGGCCGCCGGATCGCCGTCCTCGCGGAGCGGGACCCCGCGAAGCTGCCGTGGGCCGAACTCGGTGTCGACGTCGCGCTGGAGGCGACCGGGCGCTTCACCTCGGCGAAGGCCGCCGCCGCGCACATCGCCGCCGGGGCGCGCAAGGTGCTGGTCAGCGCGCCGTCGGACGGGGCGGACGTCACGCTCGCGTACGGCGTCAACACCGGTGCGTACGACCCCGTCGCGCACACCGTCGTCTCCAACGCCTCCTGCACCACCAACGCGCTCGCGCCGCTGGCGCACGTCCTCGACGAACTCGCCGGTATCGAGCACGGGTTCATGACCACCGTGCACGCCTATACCCAGGAGCAGAACCTTCAGGACGGGCCGCACCGCGACCCCCGCCGGGCCCGTGCCGCCGGCGTCAACATCGTCCCGACCACCACCGGGGCCGCCAAGGCGATCGGCCTCGTCCTGCCCAACCTCGACGGCAAGCTGTCCGGCGACTCGATCCGCGTGCCGGTGCCGGTCGGGTCCATCGTCGAGCTGAACACGACGGTCTCCCGCGACGTCACCCGCGACGACGTTCTCGCCGCGTACCGCGCCGCCGCCGACGGCCCCCTCGCCGGCGTCCTCGAATACTCCGACGACCCCCTCGTCTCCTCCGACATCGTCGGCAACCCCGCCTCCTCCATCTTCGACTCCGCCCTCACCCGCGTCGACGGCCGCCACGTCAAGGTCGTCGCCTGGTACGACAACGAGTGGGGCTTCTCGAACCGGGTGATCGACACGCTGGAGCTGATCGCGGGGCGGTGA
- a CDS encoding luciferase family protein, giving the protein MTPAERAHERLASWPDLTTVRAACGTGSALRSAYSEIVHFHSAHEVDLHLTGQAIQRLSRDLRASTAIRLLPGSRWVTVHLDCESDVDLLISLVSMALKAHQAGAPGEEGSRCNLHRVMLVPRDEPLV; this is encoded by the coding sequence ATGACACCGGCCGAGCGCGCCCATGAACGACTGGCGAGTTGGCCCGACCTCACGACGGTGCGAGCCGCGTGCGGTACGGGTTCCGCTCTGCGTTCCGCGTACAGCGAGATCGTCCACTTCCACTCCGCCCACGAGGTCGACCTCCACCTCACCGGCCAGGCCATCCAGCGACTCTCCCGCGACCTGCGCGCGTCCACGGCGATCCGGCTTCTTCCCGGGTCCCGCTGGGTCACCGTGCACCTCGACTGCGAGTCCGACGTCGATCTGCTGATCAGTCTCGTCAGCATGGCTCTCAAGGCGCATCAGGCGGGGGCGCCGGGGGAGGAAGGGTCTCGGTGCAATCTGCATCGGGTGATGCTGGTACCCAGGGACGAGCCGCTGGTGTAG
- a CDS encoding RNA polymerase sigma-70 factor — protein MTDQATDAFVAHRNLLFTVAYEMLGSAADAEDVLQETWLRWMKVDLDTVRDHRAYLVRITTRQALNRLRTVSRRRESYVGPWLPEPLLTAPDVAQDVELAESMSMALMLVLETLAPTERAVFVLREVFDVGYDDIAAAVDKTPAAVRQIAHRARKHVDARRPRQTVSARETQAAVDAFQAALESGDFQGLLDVLAPDVVLMTDGGGVKLAARVPLFGADKIVRYMAGISRKNGAAITSHPTLVNGAPALAMHLDGEFDGVIAFSVEEARITGMYYVRNPEKLTGYTSGETLNLP, from the coding sequence ATGACCGACCAGGCCACAGACGCGTTCGTCGCCCACCGCAACCTCCTCTTCACCGTCGCCTACGAAATGCTGGGCTCGGCGGCGGACGCCGAAGACGTGCTCCAGGAAACGTGGTTGAGATGGATGAAGGTCGACCTGGACACCGTCCGCGACCACCGCGCCTACCTCGTCCGCATCACCACCCGCCAGGCCCTCAACCGCCTGCGCACGGTCTCCCGCCGACGCGAGTCGTACGTCGGCCCCTGGCTCCCCGAGCCCCTGCTGACCGCGCCGGACGTCGCCCAGGACGTCGAACTCGCGGAGAGCATGTCGATGGCGCTGATGCTGGTCCTGGAGACCCTGGCACCCACCGAACGTGCGGTGTTCGTCCTGCGCGAGGTCTTCGACGTCGGGTACGACGACATCGCGGCGGCCGTCGACAAGACCCCCGCCGCCGTACGGCAGATCGCGCACCGCGCCCGCAAGCACGTCGACGCCCGGCGCCCCCGGCAGACCGTCTCCGCCCGGGAGACGCAGGCGGCGGTGGACGCGTTCCAGGCGGCCCTCGAATCCGGCGACTTCCAGGGCCTGTTGGACGTCCTCGCCCCTGACGTCGTCCTCATGACGGACGGCGGCGGCGTCAAACTCGCCGCGCGCGTACCGCTGTTCGGCGCCGACAAGATCGTCCGCTACATGGCCGGGATCAGCAGGAAGAACGGCGCCGCGATCACCTCCCACCCGACCCTCGTCAACGGCGCGCCGGCGCTCGCGATGCACCTCGACGGGGAGTTCGACGGGGTCATCGCGTTCAGCGTCGAGGAGGCCCGCATCACCGGGATGTACTACGTCCGCAACCCCGAGAAGCTGACCGGGTACACGTCGGGCGAAACCCTCAACCTGCCGTAG
- a CDS encoding class F sortase: MLSRRGFAVAGLGALLVGCGSGGEGVRVSSDDDGSVGTVQAAGGGETSGAAKRVGPVIPVDLRIPSIGVDTPLLSLGLAGDGTVEVPPVTAHNRAGWYRYSPAPGRTGPSVVLGHLTVGDYGPGVFHRLPELRRGDEITARLSDGGAPVFRVTSVRTVPKSAFPTREVYGDTARPELRLITCGGTRTGDGYSANVIVFAELERG; the protein is encoded by the coding sequence GTGCTGTCCAGGCGGGGGTTCGCCGTGGCGGGGCTGGGGGCGTTGCTCGTGGGGTGCGGGTCGGGTGGGGAGGGGGTGCGGGTGTCGTCGGACGACGACGGCTCGGTGGGGACGGTCCAGGCCGCCGGGGGCGGTGAGACGTCCGGCGCCGCCAAGCGCGTCGGCCCTGTCATACCCGTAGACCTCCGTATCCCGTCCATCGGCGTCGACACCCCCCTCCTCTCCCTCGGCCTCGCCGGTGACGGCACGGTGGAGGTCCCGCCGGTCACCGCGCACAACCGGGCGGGCTGGTACCGGTACTCCCCCGCCCCCGGGCGGACCGGCCCTTCCGTCGTCCTCGGTCACCTGACCGTGGGCGACTACGGGCCCGGCGTCTTCCACCGCCTCCCCGAACTCCGCCGGGGCGACGAGATCACCGCCCGACTCTCGGACGGCGGCGCACCCGTCTTCCGCGTGACCTCCGTCCGCACGGTCCCGAAGTCCGCGTTCCCGACCCGTGAGGTGTACGGCGACACCGCCCGCCCGGAACTCCGCCTGATCACCTGCGGCGGCACCCGCACCGGCGACGGCTACTCGGCCAACGTGATCGTGTTCGCGGAGTTGGAGCGGGGGTGA
- a CDS encoding winged helix-turn-helix transcriptional regulator, which produces MGTKEQLDGLPPHADLRRADSLAREIFSDVANKWALLIIETLAERTLRFSELRDQVEGISHKMLTQNLRMLERNGLVERTVHPTIPPRVEYTLTAPGRALRATVDVLCEWTQRHLGEIEEARGRFTG; this is translated from the coding sequence ATGGGGACCAAGGAGCAGTTGGACGGGCTGCCGCCGCACGCGGACCTTCGGCGGGCCGACTCGCTCGCGCGGGAGATCTTCTCCGACGTGGCGAACAAATGGGCCCTGCTGATCATCGAGACCTTGGCCGAACGCACCCTGCGCTTCAGCGAGTTGAGAGACCAGGTCGAGGGCATCAGCCACAAGATGCTGACCCAGAACCTCCGCATGCTGGAACGCAACGGCCTCGTCGAACGAACCGTCCACCCGACGATCCCACCCCGCGTCGAGTACACCCTCACGGCACCGGGGCGGGCCCTGCGGGCGACCGTCGACGTGCTGTGCGAGTGGACGCAGCGGCACTTGGGCGAGATCGAGGAGGCGCGGGGGCGGTTCACGGGCTGA
- a CDS encoding RNA polymerase sigma factor, which translates to MPYRRDGTRTRALPWSRPRTRSREEAAAELFAAVYPRLAGWCRRLVDDDETAHEIASEAFTRLWSRWTKVEEPQGFLYVTAANIVRDHWRKVERERRAMRRAKTEEALRPAQEQTDPSVRLLVQSLPERLRVPILLHYYADMPIRQVSALTGRREGTVKADLHAARELLRAHLRRSLDHTL; encoded by the coding sequence GTGCCGTACCGGCGCGACGGAACCCGGACCCGTGCCCTCCCCTGGAGCCGCCCCCGGACCCGTTCGCGGGAGGAGGCGGCGGCCGAGTTGTTCGCGGCGGTGTACCCCCGCCTGGCCGGCTGGTGCAGGCGGCTGGTGGACGACGACGAGACGGCGCACGAGATCGCGTCGGAGGCGTTCACGCGGCTGTGGTCACGGTGGACGAAGGTGGAGGAGCCGCAGGGTTTCCTGTACGTCACGGCGGCGAACATCGTGCGGGACCACTGGCGCAAGGTGGAGCGGGAGAGGAGGGCGATGAGACGGGCGAAGACGGAGGAGGCCCTGCGCCCGGCGCAGGAGCAGACGGACCCGTCGGTGCGCCTGCTCGTGCAGTCCCTGCCGGAACGGCTGCGCGTCCCGATCCTGCTCCACTACTACGCTGACATGCCGATCCGCCAGGTGTCCGCCCTGACCGGACGCCGGGAGGGCACCGTCAAGGCCGACCTCCACGCGGCCCGCGAGCTGCTCCGAGCCCACCTGAGGAGAAGCCTTGACCACACGCTTTGA
- a CDS encoding LPXTG cell wall anchor domain-containing protein, whose protein sequence is MRRTARAVLGAFVLSGVVGVAGLTGAGTAFAETPTPVPSVAPTEAPAPAPGDLASDAPTKMPSEASAVPSPVPSEGPGQVSVVPSGAADTGVGEGSGSGSSSVGYVGAGAGAVLLAGGAFVVVRRRRATGE, encoded by the coding sequence ATGCGTCGTACCGCTCGTGCTGTGCTGGGAGCCTTTGTGCTCAGCGGTGTTGTCGGTGTCGCCGGTCTGACCGGTGCCGGGACGGCGTTCGCGGAGACGCCGACTCCGGTGCCGAGTGTGGCGCCGACCGAGGCTCCGGCTCCGGCGCCGGGGGACCTGGCCAGTGACGCGCCGACCAAGATGCCGAGTGAGGCCAGCGCGGTGCCGAGTCCGGTGCCGAGTGAGGGGCCGGGGCAGGTGTCGGTGGTGCCGTCGGGGGCCGCCGACACCGGGGTGGGTGAGGGGTCCGGGTCCGGGTCGTCGTCCGTGGGGTACGTCGGTGCCGGGGCCGGGGCCGTGCTGCTCGCCGGGGGTGCCTTCGTCGTCGTGCGGCGCCGGCGGGCGACCGGGGAGTGA
- a CDS encoding DUF6228 family protein, which translates to MPPLTDHPHVTVRCQENPAVEVRLAWPGDADLPHFLKETAALYRGWTGERHWRTADGDLALSAVFRSGGHVTLTWTTRTRAPWTASLTTCLEAGERMAALAAEVDWFLADGSACV; encoded by the coding sequence ATGCCCCCGCTCACCGACCACCCTCACGTCACCGTCCGCTGCCAGGAGAATCCGGCCGTGGAGGTGCGCCTCGCCTGGCCCGGGGACGCCGACCTGCCCCACTTCCTCAAGGAGACGGCCGCCCTGTACCGAGGCTGGACCGGCGAGCGCCACTGGCGCACCGCCGACGGCGATCTCGCCCTGTCGGCCGTCTTCCGCTCGGGCGGCCACGTGACCCTGACCTGGACGACCCGCACCCGCGCCCCCTGGACGGCCTCCCTGACCACCTGCCTGGAGGCCGGCGAACGGATGGCCGCCCTCGCGGCAGAGGTCGACTGGTTTCTCGCTGATGGTTCGGCATGCGTCTGA
- a CDS encoding GlxA family transcriptional regulator — protein sequence MPADTPTPAPRLNHVAVLVLEGAKPLDVGIPAQVFTTRASMPYEVRVCGAAPGLVTGGDGLSYAVAHGLEALTWADIVFVPGYRFPDREDPPGAVVDALIAAHARGARLAAISTGAFALAATGLLDGRRATTHWHYTRALAARHPLVRVDENVLFVDEGSVLTSAGAASGIDLCLHILRGDLGVAASNHAARRLVAAPYRSGGQAQYVPRSVPEPRGERFAVTREWALHHLAEPLSLGRLARRAGVSPRTFSRRFVEETGYTPMEWVTRARVDLARELLERSQHGVERIAAEVGLGTGANLRLHFQRVLGTTPSEYRRTFTRGE from the coding sequence GTGCCCGCCGACACGCCCACCCCTGCACCCCGCCTGAACCACGTCGCCGTGCTCGTCCTCGAAGGGGCGAAACCCCTCGACGTCGGCATCCCCGCGCAGGTGTTCACGACCCGCGCGAGCATGCCGTACGAGGTGCGGGTGTGCGGCGCGGCGCCCGGACTCGTGACCGGCGGGGACGGTCTGTCGTACGCCGTCGCGCACGGGCTTGAGGCGCTGACCTGGGCGGACATCGTGTTCGTGCCCGGCTACCGGTTCCCGGACCGGGAGGATCCGCCGGGGGCGGTCGTCGACGCGCTGATCGCCGCGCACGCGCGGGGCGCGCGGCTCGCCGCGATCTCGACGGGCGCGTTCGCGCTCGCCGCGACGGGGCTGCTCGACGGGCGGCGGGCCACCACGCACTGGCACTACACGCGGGCGCTCGCGGCCCGGCACCCGCTCGTGCGGGTCGACGAGAACGTGCTGTTCGTCGACGAGGGCAGCGTGCTGACGTCGGCCGGCGCCGCGTCCGGGATCGACCTGTGCCTGCACATCCTGCGCGGGGACCTCGGCGTCGCCGCGTCCAACCACGCGGCCCGGCGGCTCGTCGCGGCGCCCTACCGCAGCGGGGGCCAGGCGCAGTACGTGCCGCGCAGTGTTCCCGAGCCGCGCGGCGAGCGGTTCGCGGTGACCCGGGAGTGGGCGCTGCACCATCTCGCCGAGCCGCTGAGCCTCGGCCGGCTGGCGCGGCGGGCGGGGGTGTCGCCGCGGACGTTCTCCCGGCGCTTCGTCGAGGAGACCGGGTACACGCCGATGGAGTGGGTGACACGGGCCCGGGTCGACCTGGCGCGTGAGCTGCTGGAACGGTCCCAGCACGGGGTCGAGCGGATCGCCGCCGAGGTGGGGCTGGGGACGGGGGCGAATCTGCGGCTGCACTTCCAGCGGGTGCTGGGTACTACGCCGAGCGAGTACCGGCGGACGTTCACGCGGGGGGAGTGA
- a CDS encoding NAD(P)/FAD-dependent oxidoreductase, with protein MGGNTGVVVVGGGYAGVMAANRLARAEGVEVTLVNARAEFVQRIRLHQVAAGTHEAVVEYRKVLSEKVRLVVDSVMEIDARGRVLRTEKGVIGYDYLVYAVGSGAAGQQAPGVREFAYPLASLEEAREVRTALEAAPDARVAVVGGGATGIEIAAELAEQGRRVTLICGGVLNPYLHEKGRETIRERLVGLGVTVLDEAKAAEVTETSVRLADGTLIPSQITVWTAGFSVPDLALRSGLSTDATGRLITDDTLTSIDDEHIVAAGDAAAPKDASYRMGCQSAVQLGPQAAETVLSRIAGTQPAPIHVAFAGQCLSLGRRTGVFQISERDDTAKASHLRGRTGGVVKEFICRSTVWQLAFEARKAGKSKNSKGQGEKPKDSHRQQPVAAH; from the coding sequence ATGGGCGGGAACACCGGGGTGGTCGTGGTGGGTGGCGGGTACGCCGGGGTGATGGCGGCGAACCGGCTGGCGCGGGCGGAGGGCGTGGAGGTCACGCTGGTGAACGCGCGGGCGGAGTTCGTGCAGCGGATCAGGCTGCACCAGGTGGCGGCGGGGACGCACGAGGCGGTGGTGGAGTACCGCAAGGTGCTGAGTGAGAAGGTGCGGTTGGTGGTGGACTCGGTGATGGAGATTGATGCCCGGGGGCGGGTGCTGCGCACCGAGAAGGGGGTGATCGGGTACGACTACCTCGTGTACGCCGTCGGGAGCGGTGCGGCGGGGCAACAGGCGCCCGGCGTAAGGGAGTTCGCGTACCCGCTCGCGTCGCTGGAGGAGGCGCGGGAGGTGCGGACGGCCCTGGAGGCGGCCCCGGACGCCCGTGTCGCCGTCGTCGGCGGCGGAGCCACCGGCATCGAGATCGCCGCCGAACTCGCCGAACAGGGACGGCGGGTGACGTTGATCTGCGGCGGCGTCCTGAACCCGTACCTGCACGAGAAGGGCCGCGAGACGATCAGGGAACGCCTGGTCGGACTCGGCGTGACGGTGCTCGACGAGGCGAAGGCGGCCGAGGTGACGGAGACGTCCGTGAGGCTGGCGGACGGAACCCTGATCCCCAGTCAGATCACCGTGTGGACAGCGGGGTTCAGCGTCCCGGACCTCGCCCTGCGCAGCGGCCTCAGCACGGACGCCACCGGCAGGCTCATCACCGATGACACCCTGACCAGCATCGACGACGAGCACATCGTCGCGGCCGGCGACGCGGCGGCCCCGAAGGACGCGTCGTACCGCATGGGTTGCCAGTCGGCCGTCCAACTGGGCCCGCAGGCCGCCGAGACCGTGCTGAGCCGCATCGCGGGAACCCAACCCGCCCCGATCCACGTGGCGTTCGCCGGCCAGTGCCTCAGCCTGGGCCGCAGGACGGGCGTCTTCCAGATCTCGGAGCGGGACGACACGGCGAAGGCGTCGCACCTGCGGGGCCGCACCGGCGGCGTCGTGAAGGAGTTCATCTGCCGCAGCACGGTGTGGCAACTCGCCTTCGAGGCAAGGAAGGCGGGGAAGTCCAAGAACTCCAAGGGCCAGGGCGAGAAGCCGAAGGACTCGCACCGCCAACAGCCCGTCGCCGCACACTGA